The Amycolatopsis umgeniensis DNA segment ATCAACGGCGGGAAGGAGCGTGAAAGTCACGCGCCCACTCTAAGCGAGGGTGCGGAGCCAGTTGCGCAGCAGGTGCGCCCCGGCGTCCCCGGACTTCTCCGGGTGGAACTGCGTCGCCCACAACGGCCCGTTCTCGACGGCGGCGACGAAGTCCTGACCGTGGTTCGCCCAGGTCACCTTGGGCTGCTGCCCGGCGAGACCGGAGTCCAGTTCCCAGGTCCGCGCGGCGTAGGAGTGCACGAAGTAGAACCGCGTTTCCGCGTCCAGCCCGGCGAACAGCTCCGAGTCCTCGGGCGCGCGGACGGTGTTCCAGCCCATGTGCGGCAGGACGTCGGCTTCCAGCTTGTCGACCGTGCCGGGCCACTCACCGGCGCCCGCGGCCTCCTCGCCGTGCTCGACGCCGCGTTCGAACAGGATCTGCATGCCGACGCAGATGCCCAGCACGGGACGGCCGCCGGCGAGACGTTTGCCGATGATCTTCTCCCCCGAAACCGACAGCAGCCCCTCCATGCAGGCGGAGAAGGCACCGACACCGGGGACGACCAGGCCGTCGGCCTCGAGCGCGGCATGGGGATCGGCGGTGACCTCGACGTGCGCGCCCGCGCGTTCGACGGCGCGTTCGGCGGATCGGAGGTTGCCGGACCCGTAGTCCAGGATCACCACGCTCGGAGTAGCCACGCGCTCAGGTTAGCGGACCGGATTTTCTGCGGATTCCCCGTTTCAACCTTCACTCGTCCGGGTAATAGGCACTCCGAGTGAAAGGCCGGCGCAGGACCGCCCTGCACTTCTGGAGGAACGATGCGGGACGCCGACGAACTGACCGGCCTGCTCCAAGCCTGGCGCGAAGACATCGACAGCGTGCCTTTCCCTACCTTCGCGGAGCTGCTGATCCCCCAGCAGAAGCAGCGCTCCGCTCCCCCGGTGACGGTCTCGGCATCGGTTCAGGTGACGAAGACCACCGGATGGCGCGATCGCTGACACTCGACTCCGGTCCAGTGTGTGGTTTTCTTCATAGAGCCACGCACCGCCGAGCCGACCAGGAGTGACCGCATGAGCAGCAGCCCGGATCCGCGCGATTTCCTCGATCTCGACGCCGAGCTCTCCAGCGAGGACCGGGCCATCCGTGACGCCGTGCGTTCCTACGCGCACGATCAGCTCCTGCCGAACGTCGCCGAATGGTACGAAACGGGCGCTCTGCCCGCCGCCGAACTCGCCAAGGGATTCGGGCAGCTGGGGCTGCTCGGCATGCACCTGGAGGGTTACGGCTGCGCCGGGACCAGCGCCGTCGCCTATGGCATCGCCTGCCGCGAACTGGAGGCCGTCGACTCCGGGCTGCGCAGCTTCGTCTCGGTACAGGGTTCGCTGGCGATGTACGCGATCCACAAGTGGGGCACCGAGGACCACAAGCAGGAGTGGCTGCCGCGGATGGCCGCCGGCGAGGCGCTCGGCTGCTTCGGCCTGACCGAACCGGACGCGGGCAGCGACCCCGGCGCCATGCGGACCCGCGCGGTCCGCGACGGCTCGGACTGGCTGCTCAGCGGCACGAAGATGTGGATCACCAACGGAACGGTGGCCGACGTCGCGGTCGTGTGGGCGCAGACCGACGAGGGCGTGCGCGGTTTCGTCGTCCCCACGAACACCCCCGGCTTCACCGCGAACGAGGTCAAGCACAAGTTGTCGCTGCGGGCCTCGCTGACCGCGGAACTCGTGCTCGACGGCGTCCGCCTGCCGGAGTCCGCGGCGTTCCCCGAGGTCAGGGGCCTGCGCGGGCCGCTGTCCTGTCTGAACGAGGCGCGCTACGGGATCCTGTTCGGCGTCGTCGGCGCCGCTCGCTCCTGCTACGAATCCGCGCTGGAGTACACGCTGAGCCGTGAACAGTTCGGCAAGCCGCTCGCCGGGTTCCAGCTCACCCAGCGCAAGCTCGCCGACCTCGTGGTCGAGGTCAACCGCGCCGGGCTGGTCGCGCTGCGGATCGGGCGGCTCAAGGACGCCGGGACGCTGCACCACAACCACGTCAGCTTCGGCAAACTCGCCAACGTCCGCTCCGCGCTGGAGGTCGCCAGGACCGCGCGCGCCATGCTCGGCGCCAACGGGATCTCGCTGGAGTACCCGGTGATGCGGCATATGTCGAACCTCGAAACCGTGCTGACCTACGAAGGCACCGAAGAGATGCACGCGCTTTCGCTCGGTCAGTCGGTCACCGGGATCGCCGCCTTCCGCTGAGCCCGGAAACTGTCGGTGCGCACCTCTAGGGTCCGCGCATGACCGATTTCGCCGAGTTCCAGTCCGTCGTCGAGCTGCGCCGGTACACGCTGCACCCCGGCCGCCGGGACGAGCTGGTCGAGCTCTTCGAGCGTGAGTTCGTGGAGACACAGGAAGCCGTCGGCATGCGCCTGTTCGGCCTGTTCCGTGAACCGGCGGAGCCGGACAAGTTCCTGTGGCTGCGCGGTTTCCGGGACATGGAGAGCAGGCGGGCGGCCCTGGAGTCGTTCTACTACGGGCCGGTGTGGCGTGCGCACGGCCCGGCGGCGAACGAGACGATGATCGACGCTTCGGACGTCCTGCTGCTGCGGCCGTCCGGGCCGGGATTCCCCGTTCCGGACGGCGCCGAGGCTTCCCGCCTCGTCGTGACGGTGTGCCATCCCACGGGACCGGTCAAGGAGTTCTCCGAGTACTTCGCGGACACCGTGGCTCCGGCGCTGCGGGAGTCCGGTGTGGAAACGTTCGGCCACTTCGAGACGGAGCCCGCCGAGAACACCTTTCCCCGGCTTCCCGTGCGGGAGAACGAGATGGTGTTCGTCTGGTTCGCCAAGTTCGGTGACGCGCACCGGGAACTCCTCGACCGGACGGGTGCCGAACTCGAAGGCAGGCTCGAACGCCCGTGGCGGCAACTGGAACTGGCACCGACAGCGCGGTCAGTCCTGCGCTGAGAGGAGGTCCGCGAGCCCGTCCGGATACAGGATCGCCTTGCCGTTCGCCACGTCGGCCATCGGCAGCCAGTGCACGCGCGCGCCGTCGTCGAGCACGACGCCGACCTCGTCACGCTCGTAGAACGCTTTGTCGGTCAGGTCGGCGGTGAACAGGAACACGATCTCGTGCCCCGGCCTGCCTTCGAAGGTGAACACGTTCTCCAGTACGGCGATCTGCTCGACAGCGGTCAGCTCCGCCGCGAGCTCCTCCTGGAATTCGCGGTGCAAAGCCTCGACGGCGGTCTCCCCGAACTCGATCCCGCCGCCGAGCGGACGGTGGTAGGTCTCCCCCTTGGCGTTGTCACGGCCTTCGAACACGAGAAGGTCTTCACCGCGGCGGATGACCCCGAGCACGAGCGGGCGGATCTTCGTCATCCTGGTGACGCTAGCGGAGGAATTCCTTGACCGACAAGGTGATCGAACCGGCGTCGAGGCCGTGCGCGAGGTCGTGATCGGCCATTTCGCCGTAGATCCGGACTTCGGCGTCACGACGGACACCGAGCGAGAGCAGCCGGTGCGGCGATTCGGACAAGGCGTCCGACACCGCGTGCGCCGACGTTCCCGCGAGGTAGGGCTCGATCAGCACGACGTCGCTCGACCCCGTGGCCTCGACGGCCGAACGCAGGCCCGCGGCGTCGAACGGCCGGATCGTCGAGGTGTAGAGCACGGTCACGTCGAGATCGGCCGTCGCTTCCATCGCCCGGTCGAGCATCGGCCCGACGGCGAGCACGACACCTCGGCCGCCCTCGCGCAACGTCTGCAATCCGGCGCCCAGATGCGGTTTCGCGTTCTCCTGCGCGGAAAGCCGGAGGTACACACGACCGTTGCCGGGGATCGACTCCAGCAGCAGCCGCCGCGCCTCCTCGGGATGACCGGGCACGTGCACGGTCCAGCCCGGCAGCGTGTCGATGAGGGCGACGTCCCCGGGCGCCTGATGGGTCCGCCCGGCGGTCGGCATGTCGTAGGACGCGCCGGAAGACACCAGTACGGCGCCGACGTCCTGATGCCCGAGGTCGAGTTTGACCTGCTCGAAAGCCCGCTCCACGAGGAACGACGAGAAGGTGTGGACGATCGGGCGCATCCCGGCCAGCGCCAGCCCGCCCGCGGTGCTCATCATCAGCTGTTCGCGGATGCCGACGTTGAGCACCCGGTCCGGATGCTTCCTGGCGGCGAAAGCGAGTTGTGCCGCGGAAATGTCGGCGAGGACGACGGCGACGTTCGGGTCGGTGTCGAGCACCTCGGCGGCGGCGTCGAGGAACGTCTCACGCATGTTCACGGTTTCAGGCCTTTCGCTCGACGGTCGCGACCACGGCGAGCGGCCGGTCCGGATGGGGTGTGGTGAAGGCTTCGTAGAGCGCTTCGTGATCGCGGCCGTCGACGGTGCGGGTCACCCAGCCCTCGACCTCGAACCGGCGCGCGATCCCGCCCGGCCAGCCGTGGGTGGCCGAGGAGTTGTCGACGACCACGACGGTCAGCTGCGGCATGCCGATGCGGCCCGCCACCGCGATGGCCTCGGAGTTGGAGCCCTCGTCGAGTTCCGCGTCCCCGACGAGGGTGACGACCTTGGCGTCACGGAACCCCTTGGCGCGCAGCCCGAACACGGTGCCGATGGACAGCGGGAGCCCGTGCCCGAGTGAACCGCTGGCGATCTCGGCGCCGGGCACCCTCGCGCGGTCGGGATGGTGCCCGAGGCGGGATTCGGCCGAAGTCCACCCGGCGAGTTCGTCCTCCTGGATGAAGCCCTTCTTCGCCAAGACGGCGTAGTAGGCCATCGGACCGTGTCCCTTCGACAGCAGGAAGCGGTCACGGCCCGGATCACGGAAGGTCTCCGGGGTGATGTCGAGCACACGATCGTAGAGCACCCACAAGACGTCCACAGTGGACTCCGCGGCCGCCTGGTGCTTCTCGTCCCCGGTCATCAACGCGATCAGCCGCGGCAGATCCTCGTAGCCGGTCCTGGTGTCAGTGGTCATGAACCGAGGTTGCAACCTCGACTTAGGTCGAAGTCAAGGCTAGCCTGGCGACGTGACGAGATTGGCTGAACACCTGAGCATCGGGCAGGTCGCCGACCGCAGCGGCGTGCCCCATACGGCTTTGCGTTTCTACGAGGACAAAGGGCTGATCAGCTCGGAGCGTTCGGCGGGCAACCAGCGGCGGTATCCGCGTTCGGTGCTGCGCCGGATCGCCTTCATCCGTGCCGCGCAGCGGGTCGGCCTCAGCCTGGACGACATCAGCTCGGCTTTGGAGTCCTTACCCAGGGACCACGCCCCCACCAAGGCCGACTGGGCACGCCTTTCCCGTGGCTGGCAGGACGAGCTCGACGCGCGGATCGACGCGCTGCAGCGCCTGCGCGACAGGCTGACCGGATGCGTCGGCTGCGGCTGCCTGTCCCTGCGCAGCTGCGGGCTCTACAACGCCGACGACCAGATGTCCCGATTCGGTCCCGGCGCGGGCAAACTGCGCCCGGCCTCCGAGGGCGGCATCTGAATTCCGTTGCCACGCGGGTGCCGGGTATGCGTCACTGGGACGCGAAATGGACAAGAACAACCTCATCCGAGTCTCGAAACGGCTCTCCCGGCACCTGCGGCACGCACCCGGCGACATCGGCATCACCCTGACCCCTGACGGCTGGGTCGACGTCGGCACCCTCTTGGCCGCCCTGCGGCGGAACGGGCTGGACCTGACCCGCGACCAGCTCGACGAAGTGGTGGAAGGCAACGACAAACGCCGGTTCGCCTTCGACGAAAGCGGGCTGCGGATCCGCGCCAGCCAGGGCCACAGCGTCGACGTCGACCTCGCGCTGCCCGCCGCCACCCCACCCGGCACGCTCTATCACGGCACCGTGGCCCGGTTCCTCGACGCGATCCTGTCCGAGGGGCTCCGGCCGATGAAGCGGCACGCCGTGCATCTCTCGGCGAACCTCGCGACCGCGCGCACGGTCGGGGGCAGGCGCGGTGCCCCGGTCGTGCTCCTGGTCGACGCGCGGGGCATGACGGCCGCCGGGCACGAATTCCAGGTGAGCGCGAACGGCGTCTGGCTCACCGCCGCCGTCCCGCCGGGGTTCCTGCGCCGCCTCCCCTAGACCAGGCCGTTGCCCCGCAGGAGCGACAACGTGTTCACGGTGAACAGCCCGTTCCACTCCAGCCCGGCCGCGGGCGAGTAGCTAATGTAGTCGACCCGCCAGCCGCCGTCGTCGTGCTGGCCTCCGGCCACCCGCCGCAGATCCGCTTCGACGACGTCCGGCCGGAAGAGCTTCCGTGCCGGACCGTCCGGCCTCGGGGCGAAGTCGAGCGGGCGCATGGCCTCGCCCTCTATCCCGCCGCCGACGGCGAGCACGCCGTCGTCCGGGATGAACCGGCCGAGTTTCTCGACCAGATGTGCCTCGCCCAGCGCGTCCACCAGTTTCATCGCGAAAGCGAGCACGAGCGCGTGCGGTGCCTCGTCGAGCTTTTCGATCTCGTGGAGGCAGTAGCGCGTGGCCTTCGCCAGCCACGGATGCGCGGCGACCGCGGGGTCGTGCGCCGCGACGCGCCGTGCGGTGACCGCGACGATCGCCGTGATCTGCAGCGAGGAGACCGAAGGGTCCGCGCTCGCCCAGAACGGCGCGCTGCCGGACGGATCCGGCATCGGCAGGGCGAACGGGATCCCGCCGTCCGGCAAGGAGATCGACGCGAGCCAGTCGCACAGTTCGGCCGCGCGCGGGCTGCTCGCCGGGCCGACGTCGGCGAAGACCTCGAAAGCGTGCAGCGCGCCGCCGGGCTGGCTGGTCGCCGAGCGGCAGTCGGGTTCGAGCCCGTGTCCGTAACCGCCGTCGGGATTGCGGTATCCCTCCAGCGCGGCGAGCGCCGACGCCGGATCACCGTCGCGGAAGAGGACCTCGAAACGCCGCTTGTCGAGCAGCCGGGCTCGCGTGGCCATGAAGGTGGCCGCCGCGTTCAGATCGATGTTCATGAGCTTGGTGTTCATGAACACAGCGTCGCGCGGATCGCGGCGGCTGTCTTGAACACATCGGTCACGTGCGTCGGCGCGGACGGTTGTAGAGCTTGCGGCCGACGCCGAGGAGCGTTTCGCGCAGTGTTTCGTCGTCGAGCGAGGCGACCTCGGGCGAGCCGCCGGCGATGGCGATACCCGCCAGCAGTACCTGCGCCGTCACGATCGCGGTGAGGTCCGGATCCGGGCCGACCAGGACCTCCAGCAGCCGGTTCTTGAAGCTCTCGGAGCTGTGCACGGACTTCTCGATCGCGCGGGCGATGCCGGGATCGCTGGAGAACAGCGCGACCAGTGCGCGATGCCGCACCACGAGGTCGACGAAACCGTCGAGCAGATGATCGATCTGCGCGCCCCGCGTGCGCTGGGCGCGGGCGTCGTCGACGATGCCTTCCAGCTCCAGCAGCACGGGCTCGGCGACGGATTCGGTGATCTCCGCCTTCGTCTTGAAGTGGTAGTAGACGGCGGCCTTCGTGACGCCGAGGGCGTCCGCGATCATCTGCAGCGAGGTG contains these protein-coding regions:
- the hisH gene encoding imidazole glycerol phosphate synthase subunit HisH — encoded protein: MVILDYGSGNLRSAERAVERAGAHVEVTADPHAALEADGLVVPGVGAFSACMEGLLSVSGEKIIGKRLAGGRPVLGICVGMQILFERGVEHGEEAAGAGEWPGTVDKLEADVLPHMGWNTVRAPEDSELFAGLDAETRFYFVHSYAARTWELDSGLAGQQPKVTWANHGQDFVAAVENGPLWATQFHPEKSGDAGAHLLRNWLRTLA
- a CDS encoding acyl-CoA dehydrogenase family protein, with amino-acid sequence MSSSPDPRDFLDLDAELSSEDRAIRDAVRSYAHDQLLPNVAEWYETGALPAAELAKGFGQLGLLGMHLEGYGCAGTSAVAYGIACRELEAVDSGLRSFVSVQGSLAMYAIHKWGTEDHKQEWLPRMAAGEALGCFGLTEPDAGSDPGAMRTRAVRDGSDWLLSGTKMWITNGTVADVAVVWAQTDEGVRGFVVPTNTPGFTANEVKHKLSLRASLTAELVLDGVRLPESAAFPEVRGLRGPLSCLNEARYGILFGVVGAARSCYESALEYTLSREQFGKPLAGFQLTQRKLADLVVEVNRAGLVALRIGRLKDAGTLHHNHVSFGKLANVRSALEVARTARAMLGANGISLEYPVMRHMSNLETVLTYEGTEEMHALSLGQSVTGIAAFR
- a CDS encoding NIPSNAP family protein, with the protein product MTDFAEFQSVVELRRYTLHPGRRDELVELFEREFVETQEAVGMRLFGLFREPAEPDKFLWLRGFRDMESRRAALESFYYGPVWRAHGPAANETMIDASDVLLLRPSGPGFPVPDGAEASRLVVTVCHPTGPVKEFSEYFADTVAPALRESGVETFGHFETEPAENTFPRLPVRENEMVFVWFAKFGDAHRELLDRTGAELEGRLERPWRQLELAPTARSVLR
- a CDS encoding NUDIX hydrolase, producing MTKIRPLVLGVIRRGEDLLVFEGRDNAKGETYHRPLGGGIEFGETAVEALHREFQEELAAELTAVEQIAVLENVFTFEGRPGHEIVFLFTADLTDKAFYERDEVGVVLDDGARVHWLPMADVANGKAILYPDGLADLLSAQD
- a CDS encoding transketolase C-terminal domain-containing protein, whose translation is MNMRETFLDAAAEVLDTDPNVAVVLADISAAQLAFAARKHPDRVLNVGIREQLMMSTAGGLALAGMRPIVHTFSSFLVERAFEQVKLDLGHQDVGAVLVSSGASYDMPTAGRTHQAPGDVALIDTLPGWTVHVPGHPEEARRLLLESIPGNGRVYLRLSAQENAKPHLGAGLQTLREGGRGVVLAVGPMLDRAMEATADLDVTVLYTSTIRPFDAAGLRSAVEATGSSDVVLIEPYLAGTSAHAVSDALSESPHRLLSLGVRRDAEVRIYGEMADHDLAHGLDAGSITLSVKEFLR
- a CDS encoding transketolase; its protein translation is MTTDTRTGYEDLPRLIALMTGDEKHQAAAESTVDVLWVLYDRVLDITPETFRDPGRDRFLLSKGHGPMAYYAVLAKKGFIQEDELAGWTSAESRLGHHPDRARVPGAEIASGSLGHGLPLSIGTVFGLRAKGFRDAKVVTLVGDAELDEGSNSEAIAVAGRIGMPQLTVVVVDNSSATHGWPGGIARRFEVEGWVTRTVDGRDHEALYEAFTTPHPDRPLAVVATVERKA
- the soxR gene encoding redox-sensitive transcriptional activator SoxR, producing the protein MTRLAEHLSIGQVADRSGVPHTALRFYEDKGLISSERSAGNQRRYPRSVLRRIAFIRAAQRVGLSLDDISSALESLPRDHAPTKADWARLSRGWQDELDARIDALQRLRDRLTGCVGCGCLSLRSCGLYNADDQMSRFGPGAGKLRPASEGGI
- a CDS encoding RNA 2'-phosphotransferase; amino-acid sequence: MDKNNLIRVSKRLSRHLRHAPGDIGITLTPDGWVDVGTLLAALRRNGLDLTRDQLDEVVEGNDKRRFAFDESGLRIRASQGHSVDVDLALPAATPPGTLYHGTVARFLDAILSEGLRPMKRHAVHLSANLATARTVGGRRGAPVVLLVDARGMTAAGHEFQVSANGVWLTAAVPPGFLRRLP
- a CDS encoding TetR/AcrR family transcriptional regulator, with protein sequence MDVVHAEDTRTRLLGTALRLFTEHGVEGTSLQMIADALGVTKAAVYYHFKTKAEITESVAEPVLLELEGIVDDARAQRTRGAQIDHLLDGFVDLVVRHRALVALFSSDPGIARAIEKSVHSSESFKNRLLEVLVGPDPDLTAIVTAQVLLAGIAIAGGSPEVASLDDETLRETLLGVGRKLYNRPRRRT